In Oncorhynchus gorbuscha isolate QuinsamMale2020 ecotype Even-year unplaced genomic scaffold, OgorEven_v1.0 Un_scaffold_1208, whole genome shotgun sequence, a single window of DNA contains:
- the LOC124021783 gene encoding keratin-associated protein 6-2-like — KKIQLTGNLSGNISGNLSGNLSGFLSGYLSGYLSGYLSGYLSGNLSGYLSGFLSGYLSGYLSGNLSGNLSGYLSGYLSGYLRIPLRVPLRIPLRVPLRIPQGTSQGTSQDTSQETSQDTSQGTSQDTSQGTSQDTSGYLSGYLSGYLSGNLSGYLSGNLSGYLSGYLSGNLSGYLSGFLSKTFSIVITFF; from the coding sequence AAAAAAATACAGCTGACAGGAAACCTCTCAGGAAACATCTCAGGAAACCTCTCAGGAAACCTCTCAGGATTCCTCTCAGGATACCTCTCAGGGTACCTCTCAGGGTACCTCTCAGGATACCTCTCAGGAAACCTCTCAGGATACCTCTCAGGATTCCTCTCAGGATACCTCTCAGGATACCTCTCAGGAAACCTCTCAGGAAACCTCTCAGGATACCTCTCAGGATACCTCTCAGGATACCTCAGGATACCTCTCAGGGTACCTCTCAGGATACCTCTCAGGGTACCTCTCAGGATACCTCAGGGTACCTCTCAGGGTACCTCTCAGGATACCTCTCAGGAAACCTCTCAGGATACCTCTCAGGGTACCTCTCAGGATACCTCTCAGGGTACCTCTCAGGATACCTCAGGGTACCTCTCAGGGTACCTCTCAGGATACCTCTCAGGAAACCTCTCAGGATACCTCTCAGGAAACCTCTCAGGATACCTCTCAGGATACCTCTCAGGAAACCTGTCAGGATACCTCTCAGGATTCCTCTCAAAAACATTTTCAATCGTTATCACATTTTTTTAg